atttatgaaattttaagaaaattaaaaatatataatcaaatAAGTGACATAAATATTACATATAATTTGAATATGATACAACTctaaattttttaagaaaaaaatgatttcaaatgttcaatatttcaacttatttgatattaaaaaatggaaaaaacaaataatttaaaattttcaatttacatacatatataagcaTTAAGCACGTACATATATAAGCACTAAGCATATAACTACTcatatgaaaattttattatgtaacaatataatataaaattttatttgccagattttatttatataatataaaatcaacagtatgaattttaatttggaaaacaattttgaaattaaattatataagttcttaattaatttattagttTAATATGAACCAAAataattcaaattatttttttaggaaatcaaatttttattatataattgatATTTACGTGCTTCATGCTAGTAGCTACATATGTTTAAGTGTGCATCCAATAAATTTTATTTCGAACCAAAATGTTTAATGAGGCGAATCAAAGAAAACATATCAAACAATGGCAACAATCTGATACTGATCTCTGAATGACCTATCTTAGAAACAAATATTCttataaagaaaaaaatgaaaatgaaacaCAAAAATCTGACAACACGGAGCTGAACTATTAATTTATCCGCTGAGATCTTTATTTGAGACTGGTTTTTCAAGAAATAGAATTCCTCCACCTTCTTGGTGCCTTTCTTTGTTCTGGATTTGGTCCCTGATCAGCTCCATCATCACCATTTTCTGCAAACTTTGCAAGTTTGCTCAGTTTCTTCCATCCACTGCTCCATGATGAGCTTGATTTTGGCTTGGTCATCTTATCTAACTGCCTTTGCAACGTTTCCATGTCATTTTGTAGTTCTAAGTATTTGGCCTTCACAGTCTCAAGTTCGAATTTAAGTGTGTTGATGTCCTTTTTTGCTGCAGTCCATCCTTCTTGGAAGGATTGCGGTGTTGCTTCGAGTAGAGATTTTCTGTTAGATATCAAGCGTTGGTATTGGGATTCACCGGCTTCTTTTAAAGTGTTGTTGGCTAAGGCATTGCTTATTTTCACCTGTTCGGAAAAGAGGACTTGAACAACAACTCTGAGAGGGAGCCGTTCATTTTGTGCAGCATGCGTACATGCGTCGATTGAAAGTTTTTGACAATCCATTACCCGGCAGAGTCTCTTCCTTTCATGTTCAGTTAAGGTTGGATGGGCCTATCAAATGATCAGCAAATATCCGATAAAAATACAGTTTCTATGATAAACATTGCAAATTCAAGAAACAgaaatttgatttgatattcgCTAACAATAAATGTCCATGCCTGCATATGGGGCATAGTGAATCGAAACATGTCATTTGGGTGTTACAAAGTTTAAAATGAAGAAGTTGCAATATTGCAGAAATAACTTTGGGTATGCTGCACTGTACtatagattttaaaaataaatatgagcTGAGCTTTATACATGAACTTCGACATAAAATTGATTACCTTTAGGTAGGAGTCGACAGCTCTGTACATTCCATCATCACAAATTCTAGCAAAATCAGGTAGGGCTTCAGCCAGGACCTGGAATTTCGTCAATGACAGGTTCCTATCCCTCGACACTTCTGTGAGATAGCTGTCGACAAGCCTTGCAACTCTCATTTTCGCATTAGGATTCGACCCCCGTTGAGCTCCATCATACATTTTCATACCAGAAAAAGACTGCATGTTGGGGCTCGAACTCTCCACCTGTTCCTGAATCAGGAAATGCTCCAGAAGCCTCTGCACTAAGTCAACATCATATAAGGTTTGGTTCTTGTTGTAAGAAGGTATGAGGAGATCACCCAACGTGGCTTGTTCGAACTGCATCCCAACTCGTTTTTCAAGCTCAGTAACCAAAGCAGGAGCCACTTTCAACATGTTTGCCATTCTTAGCAACCGGAGAAGAAAACTACACGAAACGCTATCTTTCTGCGGTGGGATTATACTTATGAGGCTCTCAATGATCATTCTTTGATCCTTGGCCTGAATTATTGGTATATCCTCTTTATTTCCAGCCACTATCATGTGCAGTCCCCCTTTCCAGCTGCTGCTACTTATATCTACATTGGCACTGTTACTTCCCTCTTCGAATGAAGACCCGAATCCCGAACCTAATCCCAAACTAAAATCTGATGCAGATCCTTCTTTTAACAGCCCTGGGAGCCATTTAGTCGCATAATGCATAATGGAAGCTCCAACCAGTTCATAACTCATAACCTTTACCTTAATGGCAGTGATAACACGAACAAAATGATCAATACACAAAATGGAAACATCTTCAAACCACCAGCCTGGTGGCACTTGCTCGTTTCTACTCGGGCTAGAATCTTTCATTTCATTCCATTTCGAACTAGAAACTCTTGGGGGTTTTCCTGTGTATTGCCACCTTATTCCTTTAGGATTCGCACAAGCTTTCCAAGCAATCGAGTCGCTACATCTCCTCACAATCTGGAGATTTTCCGCCCAAGGTGATAATTTTTCGCAACTTTTCAACACTACTATAGAATCCCTCCAAGAAGATAAAACCACGTAGCTTAGAAAAGCTTCTGTTTTGAATATAAGATTCCCTTCTTCTAAATCCTCTGTCATTTCAAGATACTCGGCCGCACATTTCAAACCGGAGATATTCGTTGCTGTTAGATCAACAGCTATTCCATAACAGAATTTTGCTGCCAATTCGAATGCCTCAGGACCTCCTGGAAGCTCATCTAGGATTATCTTCTTCAGCTCTTCGTCCCACGATTCGTATATTATTCGATTCATCTTTCCACTTCGAGAAAGAAGTGGGTACTATTGAGGAAGAAAGATTAAACATCACTCAATCTTGTATAATGCAACGGAAACTGACATGTAAAAATGAAGAGTTAACTTCTACCTTGTGTAAATGGAAACTAACATCTCCAATTTGAACTAAAAGATCACTTGGAATATCAGTAGCAACATACCTATTGTCAACAACATCCCAAAAAGATCCTATTTCAAAAAAGTATCAAGGTCTGATATCTCCATATAAGTTAACAACTTCTCAACCCACCAAAACAAAAGAGGTGTTCTGTTATAAAAAATCACATAAAACACAATACTTTCATATACACATCAATTACACCAAGAAATTACTGGGATATATACAACCAGTTACTAGTACATAGAATCCTTCCATCCATATCTTATAAGAGACCGTTATCGACGAAAAAATTACGACTTTACATAAAATTTTACATTAAAATTGTaagttatataaaaaaatataccaCACCATTCAAGAAAATTAGCGTTACTTACCAAGATTGTCCTCTCTGCTCAAACCCATCAGTCTTAACTCCAGTCTTGCTTGATGACAGGACTCCATTGCTGTAATCCCGAATCCGTCCGGCTTCACTTTCTGAATCCCACATACTGAAGACTCGAACTAAACTAAAACTAAAGAACAACAGAAGAAATTCAGACCAGAATTTATTCAAACAAATGCCCTTATCCTACTAAAATTTCAGAGAAAAATGAGCACACAGCACCACCAGTAGATGATGATAAGCAGAAGGGGAAGAATGCCACATGGGATTTGATTGGGTTTATCTGAAAATTGTCGGGTTTCGCACTGATTTTCGAGGCTGTGAGTAATGGGCTGGCTAACACTGTTTTCGTATCTTTTCACTAATGATGAAAAAAAGGGCCATCAAATTCAATTACTTCGGAAAAGAGATGACATGGAAATGCGGTTGGGGTCCATTGAGAATGCGATTAATAGACTGGAGACATGGTTTgtagaagaaagtgtatgagacATGCGCATGTTTTCTTTGTGACAAGGTTGGAAAATGGCGGTGGAATCCTGTGCTTCGGAAACTTTGCATCCTTCCTAAGCATAGGTTTATTCTTTGGCACATGGGAAATTCCTCGCTCGGGATTGGCAGAGTTATGTTATTGACAATGACTTGCGTGCTTTGTAAAATGGTCGACGAAACATCGGATCATTTGTTCTCTCAATGCAACATGTCAGCAAATATTTGGAACTCTATGCGTGAATAGCTGAGGTATGCAGAAGAACATGAAATCAACTGCAGCGTCAGGACTTAGAGTATACAGTGGTGGATCTAAGCTAGCAAAACTAAGAGTTACAGCATTGACAACAGGTGTGTATCGTGTGTGGAATATGATAAATAGAGCCTTGTTTGAAAACGAATCACCAGACATTGCAAGAACAATATGAAGATTAAGGTACTTACGTT
This Primulina eburnea isolate SZY01 chromosome 2, ASM2296580v1, whole genome shotgun sequence DNA region includes the following protein-coding sequences:
- the LOC140823852 gene encoding root phototropism protein 3-like; the protein is MWDSESEAGRIRDYSNGVLSSSKTGVKTDGFEQRGQSWYVATDIPSDLLVQIGDVSFHLHKYPLLSRSGKMNRIIYESWDEELKKIILDELPGGPEAFELAAKFCYGIAVDLTATNISGLKCAAEYLEMTEDLEEGNLIFKTEAFLSYVVLSSWRDSIVVLKSCEKLSPWAENLQIVRRCSDSIAWKACANPKGIRWQYTGKPPRVSSSKWNEMKDSSPSRNEQVPPGWWFEDVSILCIDHFVRVITAIKVKVMSYELVGASIMHYATKWLPGLLKEGSASDFSLGLGSGFGSSFEEGSNSANVDISSSSWKGGLHMIVAGNKEDIPIIQAKDQRMIIESLISIIPPQKDSVSCSFLLRLLRMANMLKVAPALVTELEKRVGMQFEQATLGDLLIPSYNKNQTLYDVDLVQRLLEHFLIQEQVESSSPNMQSFSGMKMYDGAQRGSNPNAKMRVARLVDSYLTEVSRDRNLSLTKFQVLAEALPDFARICDDGMYRAVDSYLKAHPTLTEHERKRLCRVMDCQKLSIDACTHAAQNERLPLRVVVQVLFSEQVKISNALANNTLKEAGESQYQRLISNRKSLLEATPQSFQEGWTAAKKDINTLKFELETVKAKYLELQNDMETLQRQLDKMTKPKSSSSWSSGWKKLSKLAKFAENGDDGADQGPNPEQRKAPRRWRNSIS